A part of Mycolicibacterium sp. TUM20985 genomic DNA contains:
- a CDS encoding SDR family NAD(P)-dependent oxidoreductase, whose protein sequence is MTRAVVITGAAGGIGAALCERMRLDGYVAIGIDRNPAPAADVDVQLDLSKSDQLVELGQELARDYELKAVIHNGAVQPLGRAGETSLGEWIDALRVNVIAVDALTSGTRENLATNDGSIVAISSVHGRATSGGVTAYATTKAALEGWVRSAAMDLGPDIRVNGVSPGAIDTAKLREGFARWGDESAETRKAVLRQRTALRRIGNPSDIAGAVSFLIGGDARFITGTVLVVDGGATARLGSE, encoded by the coding sequence TTGACCCGGGCCGTAGTCATTACCGGAGCCGCGGGCGGAATTGGCGCAGCCCTGTGCGAACGGATGCGGCTGGACGGCTATGTCGCAATCGGCATCGACCGCAACCCCGCACCGGCGGCCGACGTGGATGTGCAGCTCGACCTTTCGAAATCTGATCAATTGGTGGAGCTCGGCCAGGAACTGGCAAGGGACTACGAGCTAAAAGCCGTGATCCACAATGGCGCGGTGCAACCTCTCGGCAGGGCCGGCGAGACATCACTTGGAGAGTGGATAGATGCGCTGCGGGTCAACGTCATTGCGGTCGACGCACTCACTTCGGGTACCCGAGAGAACCTAGCCACCAACGACGGATCGATTGTCGCGATCAGCAGCGTCCACGGCCGCGCAACTTCCGGCGGAGTCACGGCTTACGCCACGACGAAGGCCGCGTTGGAAGGATGGGTTCGATCTGCCGCTATGGACCTTGGCCCAGATATTCGGGTCAACGGTGTCTCTCCAGGGGCGATAGATACGGCGAAGCTACGCGAGGGGTTTGCACGCTGGGGTGATGAATCGGCCGAGACACGAAAGGCAGTTTTGCGGCAACGAACGGCCCTGCGTCGCATAGGAAACCCAAGCGACATCGCCGGGGCCGTCTCATTCTTGATCGGCGGCGATGCCCGTTTCATCACTGGCACCGTTCTGGTCGTCGATGGAGGCGCGACCGCACGTTTGGGTTCCGAGTGA